One region of Dysidea avara chromosome 1, odDysAvar1.4, whole genome shotgun sequence genomic DNA includes:
- the LOC136252235 gene encoding uncharacterized protein, whose product MLLENYIYIQKKIFPSHRNLVSRGELLHSSKTDGWYVHNSNPKLHVNCEKEQLKHVHHLYVKFLLAITDLNSRYNLFINKPELLTAMISLTIGDEVEVRLESELIPVAATIRYIGLLDHGKVGTYFGVEILDDSKFGDTDGTFKNLKLFICPKNKGTFVSVDKLEVKLSTSLIQEYTKQAALGVAPSRTFKITFVGPEGSGKTSSIKTLLGKKFDKFEQSTIGAILGIQAIIKWFKVNEKTEDETSFELQSSHAIGWKETSTSDVQQLLEKEYIKEMSSKIISNEVIQSKSATHSAESSTAVVYDDFESDSEVDFIEADADIGNDSDNSEHEPSNTDQYQDTSNTAQGTETYSSVKKVMFGEKIDALDNHISISDFAGQLTFFSFQLFFLKKRDVVTITFNASVVLTAKIIARERYDHIKKKREAAGMMTTIENIHFWMKSVSAHAGTDDVPKGCMSRRSPTAILCATHAEKLSAAQMEYVTKIIMDSLADKPYRDHLPTDSDKAIVFISNKKREKFIKNIMKVRSIIMEAAAPAYSEERPISYLRLEQFIRAEVEKGSTIISVVEFTILVNRAGIPGDENSEAVSAALQYCTTRGTILHVPEVKILAEKVFISPQWLSSLFAQIITTHKQECVHSSLHHAWKRYDMFAILEERFLDHILMQASVLDLKNVIISLMQSFNLLAQIPTNTCFAGESTLPPQEGRAFIVPALLLYDPQLAVYKPKEEDQVYMYYFTDLYFPESAFNQILVKMISWNVGRNYQIIRIQYGFGQFSLGDNQTYYLLYEPNRFSLKVVIAQLHKKLHLKKQKEAFKLFLQLMVYLEKSIFFVLDSYIPSAKRPVLHVHCPICDNPYPHIMVERATRISLNLTPLFCTQQGPQNQLYPTSYLPFGDSLMQQGVGKFDSR is encoded by the exons ATGCTATTGGAGaactacatatacatacaaaagAAGATATTTCCTAGTCATAGAAATTTAGTCAGCAGAGGAGAACTATTGCATTCATCCAAAACTGATGGGTGGTATGTTCACAACTCCAATCcaaaattacatgtcaattgTGAAAAAGAGCAACTGAAACATGTACACCATCTTTATGTGAAGTTTCTGTTAGCTATAACTGACTTAAATTCAAGATATAATTTGTTCATTAACAAACCTGAGTTACTTACTGCCATGATATCACTTACCATTGGAGATGAAGTGGAAGTGAGGCTAGAAAGTGAGTTAATTCCTGTCGCAGCTACCATAAGATATATTGGACTTCTTGATCATGGAAAAGTTGGCACTTATTTTGGAGTTGAAATTTTG GATGATTCCAAATTTGGAGACACTGATGgaacattcaaaaatttaaaactgtttatttgTCCTAAAAATAAAGGGACATTTGTATCAGTTGACAAATTAGAAGTAAAACTTAGTACTTCACTGATACAAGAATACACTAAACAAGCAGCACTAGGAGTAGCTCCTTCTCGCACATTTAAAATAACATTTGTCGGTCCAGAAGGCAGTGGCAAGACCAGCAGCATAAAAACTTTGTTAGGGAAgaaatttgacaaatttgaACAGTCAACAATTGGTGCCATTCTAGGTATACAGGCCATTATAAAATGGTTTAAAGTCAATGAGAAAACTGAAGATGAGACCTCATTTGAGTTACAGTCATCCCATGCTATTGGATGGAAGGAGACATCAACTTCAGATGTGCAGCAATTATTAGAAAAAGAATATATCAAAGAGATGTCATCTAAAATAATTTCCAATGAAGTCATACAAAGTAAATCTGCAACTCATTCTGCAGAATCCAGTACTGCAGTTGTTTATGATGATTTTGAATCAGATTCAGAAGTTGATTTCATTGAGGCTGATGCTGACATTGGAAATGACAGTGACAACAGTGAGCATGAACCTTCAAATACTGACCAGTATCAGGATACATCAAACACTGCACAAGGCACTGAAACATACTCCAGTGTTAAAAAAGTAATGTTTGGAGAAAAAATTGATGCACTGGACAATCATATTTCTATATCAGATTTTGCTGGACAATTGACATTTTTTAGTTTCCAGCTCTTTTTCCTTAAGAAACGTGATGTTGTCACCATCACATTTAATGCATCTGTAGTACTAACTGCTAAAATTATTGCACGGGAACGTTATGATCATATAAAGAAGAAAAGAGAAGCTGCAGGAATGATGACCACAATTGAAAACATACACTTCTGGATGAAATCTGTTAGTGCACATGCAGGCACTGATGATGTTCCTAAGGGTTGTATGTCACGTCGATCACCTACTGCCATTCTTTGTGCTACACATGCTGAGAAACTCTCTGCAGCACAGATGGAATATGTCACTAAAATAATCATGGACAGTTTAGCTGATAAGCCTTATAGGGACCATTTACCAACTGATTCTGATAAAGCCATAGTATTTATCAGCAATAAAAAAAGGGAAAAATTTATTAAAAACATTATGAAGGTTCGTAGCATTATAATGGAAGCTGCTGCTCCTGCTTATTCAGAAGAACGACCTATCAGCTACCTCAGACTTGAACAGTTTATCAGAGCTGAGGTAGAAAAAGGCTCTACTATAATAAGTGTGGTGGAGTTTACCATACTAGTTAATAGAGCTGGTATTCCTGGTGATGAGAATAGTGAAGCTGTATCTGCTGCTCTTCAGTATTGTACCACTAGAGGAACAATATTACATGTCCCTGAAGTCAAAATACTTGCTGAAAAAGTGTTTATCTCTCCCCAGTGGTTGTCCTCTCTTTTTGCTCAAATcattacaacacacaaacaagaATGTGTTCACAGCTCACTTCATCATGCCTGGAAAAGATATGATATGTTTGCTATTTTAGAGGAGAGATTTCTTGATCATATTCTAATGCAAGCTTCTGTTCTAGACCTCAAAAATGTTATCATTTCACTAATGCAATCATTTAATCTTTTAGCTCAGATTCCCACTAACACTTGCTTTGCTGGAGAATCTACTCTACCACCTCAAGAAGGAAGAGCATTTATAGTTCCTGCACTATTGCTGTATGACCCTCAACTTGCTGTTTACAAGCCAAAAGAAGAAGATCAGGTTTACATGTACTATTTCACAGACTTGTATTTCCCTGAGAGTGCCTTCAATCAAATTCTTGTTAAAATGATTTCCTGGAATGTTGGAAGAAATTACCAGATTATCAG GATTCAATATGGCTTTGGACAATTCAGTTTAGGTGACAATCAAACTTATTATCTACTGTATGAACCAAATAGATTTTCTTTGAAGGTAGTCATTGCTCAACTGCATAAAAAATTACATCTGAAGAAACAAAAAGAAGCATTCAAACTATTTCTTCAGTTAATGGTTTACTTGGAAAAATCAATATTTTTTGTGTTGGATTCATACATTCCTTCTGCAAAACGACCTGTGCTTCATGTGCACTGTCCTATATGTGACAATCCTTATCCACACATTATGGTGGAACGTGCCACTAGAATTTCTCTTAATCTTACTCCTCTGTTCTGTACTCAACAAGGTCCACAAAATCAGTTATATCCAACATCATATCTACCATTTGGTGATAGTCTGATGCAACAGGGAGTCGGTAAGTTTGACAGTAGATAG